In Arcobacter ellisii, a genomic segment contains:
- the ribA gene encoding GTP cyclohydrolase II, which translates to MNIIQSNIAKLPTKYGKFKIKAYKDGSQEHLAIMSQDFELIDAPYVRIHSECLTGDTLGSLKCDCQNQLDLSLKFISEHGGLVIYHRQEGRNIGLVNKINAYALQDLGRNTIEANLELGFKEDERDYSIVGYIFEDLGIKTLKLITNNPEKLDYVKSLGVEIKERIPAITNSNKYNEGYLATKKEKMGHLL; encoded by the coding sequence ATGAATATAATACAATCAAATATTGCAAAATTACCAACTAAATATGGAAAATTTAAGATAAAAGCTTATAAAGATGGAAGTCAAGAACATTTGGCAATAATGAGTCAAGATTTTGAATTAATAGACGCACCTTATGTGAGAATACATTCAGAATGTTTAACAGGAGATACTTTAGGTAGCCTAAAATGTGATTGTCAAAATCAGTTGGATTTGTCATTAAAATTTATTTCAGAACATGGTGGTTTAGTAATTTATCATAGACAAGAGGGAAGAAATATAGGTTTAGTGAATAAAATAAATGCCTATGCTTTACAAGATTTAGGAAGAAATACAATTGAAGCTAATTTAGAATTAGGTTTTAAAGAGGATGAAAGGGATTATTCTATTGTTGGATATATTTTTGAAGATTTAGGAATAAAAACTTTAAAATTAATTACAAATAATCCTGAAAAATTAGATTATGTTAAATCTTTAGGTGTTGAAATAAAAGAAAGAATACCAGCAATTACAAATTCAAATAAGTATAATGAAGGTTATTTAGCAACAAAAAAAGAAAAAATGGGGCATTTGCTTTAA
- a CDS encoding DMT family transporter, producing MSNSAKGLLLTSLGVFIMSLESLFIKFTNISSFLFSFYIGIFMFASMASTFLFKDFDYLKKALKTSFPFLIICSTFMAVSNIFFITAVKTTTVANVVIIFSTSALFSALIGYLVYKEKVNKNIFYASFFMFVGLFIIFNDKLEIGSVKGNIFALLCTLLFSVSFVLLSKYKDMNRVVLTAFSGAILSIIAYFFCDELAIDFKTLMIVMIMGLLISPISRVLLGTGAKYINASEVSLLMLIETIMAPIWVWIFLDEVPSSYTFIGGSIIVITLVINSLYTLKRENKLPN from the coding sequence TTGTCAAATAGTGCAAAAGGATTACTCCTTACATCTTTAGGTGTATTTATAATGAGTTTAGAATCATTATTTATAAAATTTACAAACATATCATCTTTTCTTTTTTCATTTTATATTGGAATATTTATGTTTGCTTCAATGGCTTCAACTTTTTTATTTAAAGATTTTGATTATTTAAAAAAGGCTTTGAAAACATCTTTTCCATTTTTAATTATTTGTTCAACTTTTATGGCTGTATCAAATATATTTTTTATAACGGCTGTAAAAACAACAACAGTTGCAAATGTAGTTATTATTTTTAGTACATCAGCACTTTTTTCTGCTTTAATTGGATATTTAGTTTATAAAGAAAAAGTAAATAAAAATATCTTTTATGCATCTTTTTTTATGTTTGTTGGATTATTTATAATATTTAATGATAAGTTAGAAATAGGAAGTGTAAAAGGTAATATTTTTGCTTTATTATGTACTTTACTTTTTTCTGTTTCCTTTGTTTTATTATCAAAATATAAAGATATGAATAGGGTAGTTTTGACTGCATTTAGTGGAGCTATTTTAAGTATCATTGCATATTTTTTCTGTGATGAATTAGCAATTGATTTTAAAACATTGATGATAGTAATGATTATGGGATTGTTAATAAGTCCAATTTCAAGAGTATTATTAGGAACAGGTGCAAAATATATAAATGCTAGTGAAGTAAGCTTATTAATGTTAATAGAAACAATAATGGCACCAATTTGGGTTTGGATATTTTTAGATGAGGTTCCAAGTTCTTATACTTTTATAGGTGGTTCTATAATTGTAATTACACTTGTAATAAACTCTTTATATACTTTAAAAAGAGAGAACAAACTTCCTAATTAG
- a CDS encoding DUF2238 domain-containing protein gives MIKIYLLSFFIVFIWSVINPKDLFTWFLEVFPAIIGLFILFITYKKFQFTNMVYFLILLHSIILMIGGHYTYAEVPFFDYIKEVFNQDRNNYDKVGHIVQGFIPAMIAREIIIRKNIININVWRNFFIICFCLALSAFYELVEWWVAIFTNEAANDFLGTQGYLWDTQSDMAWALFGSILALLLLSKYHDLALKKILK, from the coding sequence ATGATTAAAATTTATCTTCTAAGTTTTTTTATCGTTTTTATTTGGTCAGTTATAAATCCAAAAGATTTATTTACTTGGTTTTTAGAAGTATTTCCAGCAATTATTGGTCTTTTTATTCTTTTTATAACATATAAAAAATTTCAATTTACAAATATGGTATATTTTTTGATTTTACTTCACTCTATTATTTTGATGATTGGTGGTCACTATACTTATGCTGAAGTTCCTTTTTTTGATTATATAAAAGAAGTTTTTAATCAAGACAGAAACAACTATGATAAAGTTGGGCACATTGTGCAAGGATTTATTCCTGCAATGATTGCAAGGGAAATTATTATTAGAAAAAACATTATAAATATAAATGTTTGGAGAAACTTTTTTATTATATGTTTTTGTTTAGCTCTTTCAGCATTTTATGAACTTGTTGAGTGGTGGGTTGCAATTTTTACAAATGAAGCAGCAAATGATTTTTTAGGAACTCAAGGTTATTTGTGGGATACACAAAGTGATATGGCATGGGCTTTATTTGGTTCTATTTTAGCTTTACTATTACTTAGTAAATATCATGACCTTGCCCTAAAAAAGATATTAAAGTAG
- a CDS encoding ABC transporter substrate-binding protein, whose amino-acid sequence MLLLISFSFLKASALQKTSIQLMWLDQFQFAGFYIAKEKGFYEDVGLDVELKKYNSSINVLDEVLNKRADFGTNSSSLIIDKSNGNDIVLLGSVFQSSPLILLALKDSKLQYLEDIKNKTLMISKEQQRFATLKSMLSSKGVELSDMKLIEHSYGVDDLINKKADVMLAYATNEPFLLKEKGYESTIFNPKDYGFDFYEEIIFTSKEFAKENPKLVKDFYKATIKGWEYAFENIDETVNLIYKKYNSQNKSLQSLHFEANEMKKLAYDKNGKIGTITPEKINLIVNTYRIMGAMNNKIDVNDLIYTNPLNDDFLLNDEEKRYLEKKERITMCVDPNWMPFEKIENNKHIGIAADYIKIIENKIKTPIVLIPTKTWSESIEKGKKRECDIFSLVMTTPEREKYLNFTKPFLNIPVVLASNINAPFIDNINQIKHEKLAIVKDYAYAEIFKIKFPNINFIDVVNVKEGLKKVEKGEVFGFIGSLATVGYEIQNNYIGQLKITGKFDETLDLAIASRNDEAILNTILSKAIEDIPSIQRQEILNKWISINYPKEVDYKLLIPITIFLFILVLIYRQYLLKKLNKKLLDKVKLEIQKNEEKNRILIQQSRMASMGEMLENIAHQWRQPLSTISVCATGMEVKKKYNTLDDEEFFKSINHIKKSTQYLSNTIDDFRNFFSKDKILTKINISNVINKALDLVSTTFNSNKIVVVKHLEDINILSLENELIQVFMNIFVNAKDALKEQKQEQPLLIITITKENGFLNIKIQDNANGIKEDIIDKIFEPYFTTKHKFKGTGIGLYMSKLLVEKHLNGSLLVSNKTFVYEEKEYFGAEFIISLPLENSDD is encoded by the coding sequence ATGCTATTACTAATCTCTTTCTCTTTTTTAAAAGCTTCTGCTTTACAAAAAACATCAATTCAACTAATGTGGCTTGACCAATTCCAATTTGCTGGTTTTTATATAGCAAAAGAGAAAGGGTTTTATGAAGATGTTGGACTTGATGTTGAATTAAAAAAATATAATTCATCAATAAATGTTTTAGATGAAGTTTTAAATAAAAGAGCTGACTTTGGAACAAACTCTAGTTCATTGATAATCGATAAATCAAACGGAAATGACATTGTTTTACTTGGTTCAGTTTTTCAATCATCTCCACTTATTCTTCTTGCTTTAAAAGATTCAAAACTACAATATTTAGAAGATATCAAAAATAAAACACTTATGATTTCAAAAGAGCAACAAAGATTTGCTACTTTAAAATCAATGCTTTCTAGTAAAGGTGTTGAATTATCTGATATGAAACTAATTGAACACTCTTATGGAGTTGATGATTTAATAAATAAAAAAGCTGATGTAATGTTAGCATATGCAACAAATGAACCTTTTTTATTAAAAGAAAAAGGTTATGAAAGTACGATTTTTAATCCAAAAGATTATGGTTTTGATTTTTATGAAGAGATTATTTTTACATCAAAAGAGTTTGCAAAAGAAAATCCAAAACTTGTAAAAGATTTTTATAAAGCAACAATAAAAGGTTGGGAATATGCTTTTGAAAATATTGATGAAACTGTAAATCTTATATATAAAAAATATAACTCTCAAAATAAAAGTTTACAAAGTCTTCATTTTGAAGCAAATGAGATGAAAAAATTAGCCTATGATAAAAATGGCAAAATTGGAACTATAACACCTGAAAAAATAAATCTAATTGTTAATACGTATAGAATAATGGGGGCTATGAATAATAAAATTGATGTAAATGATTTAATTTATACAAATCCTTTAAATGATGATTTTTTATTAAATGATGAAGAAAAAAGATATTTAGAAAAAAAAGAAAGAATCACTATGTGTGTTGATCCAAATTGGATGCCTTTTGAAAAAATTGAAAATAACAAACACATAGGAATTGCAGCTGATTATATAAAAATTATAGAGAATAAAATAAAAACACCTATAGTTCTAATTCCTACAAAAACTTGGAGTGAAAGTATTGAAAAAGGTAAAAAAAGAGAGTGTGATATTTTTTCACTTGTAATGACAACACCTGAAAGAGAAAAATATCTAAACTTTACTAAACCATTTTTAAATATTCCTGTTGTTTTAGCTTCAAATATAAATGCCCCATTTATTGATAATATAAATCAAATAAAACATGAAAAATTAGCAATTGTAAAAGATTATGCTTATGCTGAAATTTTTAAAATCAAATTCCCAAATATAAATTTTATTGATGTAGTTAATGTAAAAGAGGGTTTAAAAAAAGTTGAAAAAGGTGAAGTATTTGGATTTATTGGTAGTTTAGCAACGGTTGGTTATGAAATTCAAAACAATTATATAGGTCAATTAAAAATTACTGGAAAATTTGATGAAACATTGGATTTAGCAATTGCATCAAGAAATGATGAAGCAATTTTAAATACGATTCTAAGCAAAGCAATAGAAGATATTCCATCTATACAAAGACAAGAAATTTTAAATAAATGGATTTCAATAAATTATCCAAAAGAGGTAGATTACAAACTTTTAATACCTATTACTATTTTTCTTTTTATTTTAGTATTGATTTATAGACAATATTTATTAAAAAAATTAAATAAAAAATTGTTAGATAAAGTAAAATTAGAAATACAAAAAAATGAAGAAAAAAATAGAATTTTAATACAACAATCAAGAATGGCTTCAATGGGAGAAATGCTTGAAAATATTGCTCATCAATGGCGTCAACCTTTATCAACGATAAGTGTTTGTGCAACTGGTATGGAAGTTAAAAAGAAATATAACACCTTAGATGATGAAGAGTTTTTCAAATCAATAAACCACATAAAAAAATCTACACAATATCTTTCTAATACAATAGATGATTTTAGAAATTTCTTTAGTAAAGACAAAATTCTTACAAAAATAAATATTTCAAATGTTATAAACAAAGCCCTTGATTTGGTTTCAACTACTTTTAATTCAAACAAGATTGTAGTTGTTAAACATCTTGAAGATATTAATATTTTATCTTTAGAAAATGAACTAATTCAAGTTTTTATGAATATTTTCGTAAATGCAAAAGATGCTTTAAAAGAACAAAAACAAGAACAGCCTCTTTTGATTATAACTATTACAAAAGAGAATGGTTTTTTAAATATAAAAATTCAAGATAATGCAAATGGAATAAAAGAAGATATTATTGATAAAATATTTGAACCATATTTTACAACTAAACATAAATTTAAAGGGACTGGAATTGGACTTTATATGAGCAAACTTTTAGTTGAAAAACACCTAAATGGTTCTTTATTAGTATCAAACAAAACTTTTGTTTATGAAGAAAAAGAGTATTTTGGAGCTGAATTTATTATTTCATTGCCTTTAGAAAATTCTGATGATTAA
- a CDS encoding iron-containing alcohol dehydrogenase yields MTYTYFNPTVIEFGEGKIKSITKYIDKNLKVLVVYGGGSIKKNGVFEQVSKALEGYTWFEFGGVEPNPSVETLNKAVALIKEKNIDFVLAVGGGSVIDGSKYLVASAVYDGDGWDFLEGKTIEKALPLGAILTIPATGSESNGTAVISKKSTNEKRYFGSSLTYPKFAVLDPTIMSSLDDRQLANGLVDAFVHTCEQYLTYPNTSLLHDGYAHTILRGLHNLSLNWKDRKTLVWQENLMLLANQALNGFIGSGVPQDWATHMIGHEITAFYGLDHARSLAVVQPHLLRVMMEDKKDKLTLMGKEVFDMPHNYEMVVEAIEYMYKSIGVSTKLKDYDVDDKVIENITGALKKHGMTAIGERGNLTLDKVEKILKMSLN; encoded by the coding sequence ATGACATATACATATTTTAATCCAACAGTTATAGAGTTTGGTGAGGGAAAAATAAAATCAATAACTAAATATATTGATAAAAATCTAAAAGTATTAGTTGTTTATGGTGGAGGAAGTATCAAAAAAAATGGAGTTTTTGAACAAGTTTCAAAGGCTTTAGAAGGTTATACTTGGTTTGAATTTGGTGGAGTTGAGCCAAATCCATCTGTGGAAACTTTAAATAAAGCAGTTGCTTTAATCAAAGAAAAAAATATTGATTTTGTTTTAGCTGTAGGTGGTGGGTCGGTTATTGATGGAAGTAAATATTTAGTTGCAAGTGCAGTTTATGATGGAGATGGTTGGGATTTTTTAGAGGGTAAAACTATAGAAAAAGCTCTTCCTTTAGGTGCAATTTTGACAATTCCAGCAACAGGAAGTGAATCAAATGGAACAGCAGTTATCTCAAAAAAATCTACAAATGAAAAAAGATATTTTGGTTCATCTTTAACTTATCCAAAATTTGCAGTTTTAGACCCAACAATTATGAGTAGTTTAGATGATAGACAACTTGCAAATGGTTTAGTTGATGCTTTTGTTCATACTTGTGAACAATATCTAACTTATCCAAATACTTCACTTTTACATGATGGTTATGCACATACAATTTTAAGAGGTTTACATAATCTTTCATTAAATTGGAAAGATAGAAAGACTCTAGTTTGGCAAGAAAATCTTATGCTTTTAGCAAATCAAGCTTTAAATGGATTTATAGGTTCTGGTGTTCCACAAGATTGGGCAACACATATGATAGGGCATGAAATAACAGCATTTTATGGACTTGACCATGCAAGAAGTTTAGCAGTTGTTCAACCACATCTTTTAAGAGTTATGATGGAAGATAAAAAAGACAAACTAACTTTAATGGGGAAAGAAGTTTTTGATATGCCACATAATTATGAAATGGTAGTTGAAGCAATAGAATATATGTATAAAAGTATCGGAGTTTCAACAAAATTAAAAGATTATGATGTTGATGATAAAGTTATTGAAAATATTACAGGCGCATTAAAAAAACATGGTATGACAGCTATTGGAGAAAGAGGAAATCTTACCTTAGATAAAGTAGAAAAAATTCTTAAAATGTCTTTGAACTAA
- a CDS encoding DoxX family protein, with protein sequence MMSCENKLACSLNEDIGKLILRLSIAGLMLFHGFAKLINGIDGIKGLVTNAGLPEFIAYGVYFGEIVFPILIIFGLFTRISSLFFALTMVFAIFLAHSADIFTLGKTGGPVIELPLIYLLVSLSIMFIGAGKYSLDAKCTKCNKLPN encoded by the coding sequence ATGATGAGTTGTGAGAATAAATTAGCTTGTTCTTTAAACGAAGATATTGGTAAATTAATTTTAAGATTAAGTATCGCTGGACTTATGTTATTTCATGGTTTTGCAAAACTAATTAATGGAATAGATGGAATAAAAGGTTTAGTTACAAATGCTGGTTTACCTGAATTTATTGCTTATGGTGTTTATTTTGGAGAGATTGTTTTTCCTATTTTAATAATTTTTGGTTTATTTACAAGAATTTCATCTTTGTTTTTTGCTTTAACTATGGTTTTTGCAATATTTTTAGCTCATAGTGCAGATATATTTACTTTAGGAAAAACTGGTGGTCCAGTTATTGAACTTCCTTTGATATATCTTTTAGTTTCTCTTTCTATTATGTTTATTGGAGCAGGTAAATATAGTCTTGATGCAAAATGTACAAAATGTAATAAACTTCCTAATTAG
- a CDS encoding class I SAM-dependent methyltransferase, with the protein MSQQEFWNGKFSKDEFFYGIHPNKFLASQEKYFDNHKKILCLGEGEGRNAIYFAKKGFNITAIDASDIGLEKLNKRAKEENLNIKTICMDLNFWEISEKYDVIMASYLHMFKDEREELFKKIEKSLNTGGYFIGEFFSTKQLEFNSGGPKDLDLLYTVEDFMGYFNLCEKNITEEIVILDEGIGHQGEACVIRVKIKKV; encoded by the coding sequence ATGAGTCAACAAGAGTTTTGGAATGGTAAATTTTCAAAGGATGAATTTTTTTATGGAATTCATCCAAATAAATTTTTAGCTTCACAAGAAAAATATTTTGATAATCATAAAAAAATATTGTGTTTGGGTGAAGGTGAAGGAAGAAATGCAATATATTTTGCAAAAAAAGGTTTTAATATAACGGCAATTGATGCCTCTGATATTGGATTGGAAAAATTAAATAAAAGAGCAAAAGAAGAAAATCTTAATATAAAAACTATTTGTATGGATTTGAATTTTTGGGAAATAAGTGAAAAATATGATGTAATCATGGCATCATATTTACATATGTTTAAAGATGAAAGAGAAGAGTTATTTAAAAAAATAGAAAAATCATTAAATACTGGTGGTTACTTTATTGGAGAATTTTTTTCAACAAAACAATTAGAGTTTAATAGTGGTGGACCAAAAGATTTAGATTTACTTTATACTGTTGAAGATTTTATGGGATATTTTAATTTATGCGAAAAAAATATTACTGAAGAAATTGTAATTTTAGATGAAGGAATCGGTCATCAAGGCGAGGCTTGTGTTATAAGAGTTAAAATTAAAAAAGTTTAA
- the metH gene encoding methionine synthase, producing MKKLIEDLISKKVLIIDGAMGTQLQIADIKKEEWFFEDKDLEGCNELLNLTAPHILETIHDNYAKAGADLICTNTFGSMPWVLDEYNIGHMSYELSKLGASLVKKSCEKYSTKEKPRFCVASIGPGTKLPSLGHIKYDEMYEGYKIMAKGLVDGGTDIFLLETCQDPLQIKAALHALNDVAPQIPIMVSVTIELSGTMLIGTDAMTIAAIMAPFNILSLGFNCGTGPVQVHKHIKTLSQVCKFPISVHSNAGLPQNRGGKTYYPMQPEEFTAHQKEFLKINGVSFLGGCCGTTPEHIEALAKAVEGMVPLKPCGFLKASLASLFNTVPLKQEPAPLLIGERSNATGSKAFRELLKANDYEGTLSVGQQQVRAGAHVIDVSVGFAGRDERFDMDEVVSLYSQKISLPLMPDSTQILALEAALKQIGGRCIINSVNLEDGEEKFDAVCKLAKKFGAALVCLVIDEIGMAKSVERKLEVAERIYDLCVNRHGFDPADLVFDMLTFTIGSGDDEYRNAGIDTLEAIREFQIRHPEVGTTLGLSNISFGLSTDARIYLNSIYLDHCVKAGLTSAIVNVKHILPLNKISDEDRKACDDLIFNNQENGDPLFKFIEHFSNVGAQEEQSDEEYQKLEPIEKVKKLLLDGDKDRLLPLVEELRHTVQPEIIVNEWLIDGMKIIGELFGSGQMQLPFVLQSAETMKATVDALNPYLPKQEKASETTLILGTVKGDVHDVGKNLVDIILSNNGFKVVNIGIKAGLDTFVEKLQEHNAHAIGMSGLLVKSTAVMKENLEELQKMGIKVPVLLGGAALTKNFIDEYCRPYYDGPIFYCRDAFDGVVSMQRIEKGDENNTALAADLIQIHDTSDRVEEEVVEIPPYEEIPMPERGKFVFPPIWDRITKTGKKLDKELIFKWINHRVLFRQRWGYKRGKQDSETFLKYEREVVEPTYEALKAELVDKDIFDPIAIYAYYPCISYDNKLYIFDRKYLFNSLEESKNVPPLSEAIKVLEFPRQKRKPFRCIADFFANDRLDVVAFTLASAGLKITDYERSLYDKGEFSKYYQVHGLGVELAEALAEVLHKQIRLDLDIVPKEGHTLNDVQMKQYVGCRYSPGYAACPDLAMNRDIFDLLNPEEFGIELSETFQMHPEQTTCAIVVTNPEANYYNI from the coding sequence ATGAAAAAATTAATAGAAGATTTAATTAGTAAAAAAGTACTAATTATTGATGGAGCAATGGGAACACAACTTCAAATTGCAGATATAAAAAAAGAAGAGTGGTTTTTTGAAGATAAAGATTTAGAAGGGTGTAATGAACTTTTAAATCTTACTGCACCACATATATTAGAAACTATTCACGATAACTATGCGAAAGCTGGTGCTGATTTAATATGTACAAATACTTTTGGTTCAATGCCTTGGGTTTTAGATGAATATAATATCGGACATATGTCTTATGAATTATCGAAATTAGGTGCAAGTCTAGTAAAAAAATCTTGTGAAAAATATAGTACAAAAGAAAAGCCTAGATTTTGTGTAGCTTCTATTGGACCTGGAACAAAACTTCCATCACTTGGTCATATTAAATATGATGAGATGTATGAAGGTTATAAAATCATGGCTAAAGGTTTGGTTGATGGTGGAACTGATATTTTTTTACTTGAAACATGCCAAGACCCACTTCAAATAAAAGCAGCACTTCATGCACTAAATGATGTGGCACCTCAAATTCCAATAATGGTATCAGTTACTATTGAGTTAAGTGGAACAATGCTTATTGGAACAGACGCAATGACAATTGCAGCAATTATGGCACCATTTAATATTTTATCACTTGGATTTAACTGTGGAACAGGACCTGTTCAAGTTCATAAACATATTAAAACTTTAAGCCAAGTTTGTAAGTTTCCAATTTCAGTTCACTCAAATGCTGGACTTCCTCAAAATAGAGGTGGAAAAACTTATTATCCAATGCAACCAGAAGAGTTTACAGCACATCAAAAAGAGTTCCTAAAAATAAATGGAGTTTCATTTTTAGGTGGTTGTTGTGGTACAACACCTGAACATATTGAAGCTTTAGCAAAAGCAGTTGAGGGAATGGTACCACTTAAACCTTGTGGATTTTTAAAGGCATCATTAGCTTCATTATTTAATACAGTTCCACTAAAACAAGAACCAGCACCACTTTTAATTGGGGAGCGTTCAAATGCAACTGGAAGTAAAGCTTTTCGAGAATTACTAAAAGCAAATGATTATGAAGGAACATTAAGTGTTGGGCAACAACAAGTTCGTGCAGGAGCTCATGTAATTGACGTAAGTGTTGGATTTGCTGGACGTGATGAGAGATTTGATATGGATGAGGTTGTTTCACTTTATTCACAAAAAATTTCTCTTCCACTTATGCCAGATTCAACTCAAATTTTGGCACTTGAGGCAGCACTTAAACAAATTGGTGGAAGATGTATCATCAACTCTGTAAATCTTGAAGATGGAGAAGAGAAGTTTGATGCTGTTTGTAAATTAGCTAAAAAATTTGGTGCAGCACTTGTTTGTCTAGTAATTGATGAAATTGGAATGGCAAAATCAGTAGAAAGAAAGCTTGAAGTTGCTGAGAGAATTTATGATTTATGCGTAAATAGACATGGCTTTGACCCAGCTGACCTTGTATTTGATATGCTTACATTTACAATTGGTTCAGGTGATGATGAGTATAGAAATGCAGGAATTGATACACTTGAAGCAATTAGAGAGTTTCAAATCAGACATCCTGAAGTTGGAACAACTTTAGGACTTTCAAATATATCTTTTGGATTAAGTACAGATGCTAGAATTTATCTAAATTCAATCTATCTTGACCATTGTGTAAAAGCTGGTTTAACAAGTGCTATTGTAAATGTAAAACATATTTTACCTCTAAATAAAATTAGTGATGAAGATAGAAAAGCTTGTGATGATTTAATTTTCAATAACCAAGAAAATGGTGACCCACTATTTAAGTTTATTGAGCATTTCTCAAATGTTGGAGCACAAGAAGAGCAAAGTGATGAAGAGTATCAAAAGTTAGAACCTATTGAAAAAGTAAAAAAACTGCTTCTTGATGGAGATAAAGATAGATTATTACCACTTGTTGAAGAGTTAAGACATACAGTTCAACCAGAAATCATTGTAAATGAGTGGTTGATTGATGGTATGAAAATTATTGGAGAGTTATTTGGTAGTGGGCAAATGCAGTTACCATTTGTTCTTCAAAGTGCTGAAACTATGAAGGCAACTGTAGATGCACTTAATCCATATTTACCAAAACAAGAGAAAGCCAGTGAAACAACATTAATTCTTGGAACTGTAAAAGGTGATGTTCATGATGTTGGTAAAAACTTAGTTGATATTATTCTTTCAAATAATGGATTTAAAGTTGTAAATATTGGTATAAAAGCTGGTTTAGATACATTTGTTGAAAAACTTCAAGAACATAATGCTCATGCAATTGGAATGAGTGGTTTACTTGTAAAAAGTACAGCTGTTATGAAAGAAAACCTTGAAGAGTTACAAAAAATGGGAATAAAAGTTCCTGTACTTTTAGGTGGAGCAGCTTTAACTAAAAACTTTATTGATGAGTATTGCAGACCATATTATGATGGACCAATTTTTTATTGTAGAGATGCTTTTGATGGTGTTGTTTCTATGCAAAGAATTGAAAAAGGAGATGAAAATAATACTGCACTTGCTGCTGATTTAATTCAAATTCACGATACTAGTGATAGAGTTGAAGAAGAGGTTGTTGAAATTCCTCCTTATGAAGAAATACCAATGCCAGAACGTGGAAAATTTGTATTCCCTCCAATTTGGGATAGAATTACAAAAACGGGGAAAAAACTAGATAAAGAGTTGATTTTCAAATGGATAAATCATAGGGTTTTATTTAGACAAAGATGGGGATATAAAAGAGGTAAACAAGACTCTGAAACTTTCTTAAAATATGAAAGAGAAGTGGTTGAGCCAACTTATGAAGCATTAAAAGCTGAATTAGTTGACAAAGATATTTTTGACCCAATTGCAATTTATGCTTATTATCCTTGTATTTCATATGATAATAAACTTTATATTTTTGATAGAAAATATCTGTTTAATTCTCTTGAAGAGTCAAAAAATGTACCACCTTTAAGTGAAGCAATAAAAGTTTTAGAATTCCCTAGACAAAAAAGAAAACCATTTAGATGTATAGCTGATTTCTTTGCAAATGATAGACTTGATGTAGTTGCCTTTACTCTTGCAAGTGCTGGGCTTAAAATCACTGATTATGAAAGAAGTTTATATGACAAAGGTGAATTTAGTAAATACTACCAAGTTCATGGTTTAGGTGTAGAACTAGCTGAAGCTTTAGCAGAAGTTTTACATAAACAAATAAGACTTGATTTAGATATTGTGCCAAAAGAGGGACATACTTTAAATGATGTTCAAATGAAACAATATGTAGGTTGTAGATATTCTCCAGGATATGCAGCTTGCCCAGATTTAGCTATGAATAGAGATATTTTTGATTTATTAAATCCAGAAGAGTTTGGAATAGAATTATCTGAAACATTCCAAATGCATCCAGAACAAACAACTTGTGCAATAGTTGTAACTAACCCAGAAGCTAACTACTATAATATCTAA